From the Cucumis sativus cultivar 9930 chromosome 5, Cucumber_9930_V3, whole genome shotgun sequence genome, the window GGGCTTAGCCCATAATAGAAGACCGAAGTCGAGACGCTGGAACCAATGGTGTTGGCctatatgataaaattagcACTGAAAATTGAGAATCGGGAAGTGGTGAGACGAGAGTGTGGACTGAGTAGTGCGTATGGAGGGAAACAACAACTCAAATTACCATTGGCAAAACACACAGCACCACCAATAGCTAACGACACACAATTGGTGGGAAGTTGGCCAATGAGGACTATAACACTGAAAGAGTCACGGGGGGAGAGAATCGGCGGGAAGGCCAAACGAAGAGATTGTCTGATGTTGAGTTCCAATCACGGAGGGAGAAGGGGTTATGCTTTAGATGGAGGAGAAATATCACGCCGAACATCGATGCAAAACTAAAGAGCAGAAGGAACTTCGAACGCTGGTGGTAAAGGAGAACGGGGAGGAGTTGGAGATTGTTGAGGAAGATTATTACGAGGCAGAGGCTGAATTTAAAAACACTGAAGTTGAGAATGTGGATAACCTGAATATTGAATTGTCCCTTAATTCAGTAGTGGGATTGACTAGCCCAGGAACAATAAATGTGAGGAAAAATAAACAGAGTAGATGTGGTAGTCCTCATTGATTGTGGTGCGACTCATAATATTTCATTGCTGATAAATTAGTCAACTCACTGATTTTGCCAACCAAGGAGACATCTAATTATGGTTTGATCTTGGGTTCAGGCACTGCCATGAAAGGAAAGGGAATTTGTGGGAGAGTGGAAGTATTATTGGGAGAATGGAAGATCATTGACAGTTTTTTACCCTTGGAGCTAGGAGGGGTGGACGTGATTCTAGGTATGTAGTGGCTTCATTCCTTAGGAGTCACAGAGGTTGATTGGCGAAACCTAGTATTGTCTTTTCAGCATGAAGGAAGGAGAGTTATAATTAAGCGTGACCCCAGCCTAACCAAGAAGAGAGTTAGCTTGAAGAACATGATGAAGACATGGAAAGTGGAAGATCAAGGGTTCTTGGTAGAATGTAGAGCTTTAGAAGGAAGGGCAACAGTGGAGGAGTGGTATGACGAAGAAGTAGTGCCACCTGTGGAGAACACTATTTCCTCTCTGCTTAACCGATTTGAAGATGTGTTTAAATGGCCGGCAACGTTACCACCACCAAGGGAGATTGAGCatcacatttattttaaaaaagaaacaaatctgGTAAACGTTCGACCATATCGGTATGCACACCACCAGAAAGAGGTGATGGAAAGGTTAGTGGATGAGATGTTGCAGTCAGGGATCATACGACCAAATACTAGTCCTTACTCCAGTTCTGTATTACTGGTTATGAAGAAAGATGGGAGTTGGCGTTTCTATGTCGACTATCGAGCTTTAAATAATGTAACTATTCCGGATAAATTCCCAATTCTGGTGATAGAGGAGTTATTTGATGAACTAAATGGGGCTAACATGTTCTCCAAGATAGATCTGAAAGCCGGCTATCATCAAATAAGAATGCAACCAAGAGATATAGAGAAGACTGCCTTCCACAAACACGAGGGTCACTACGAATTCTTGGTAATGCCATTCAGTTTGACCAACGCTCCAACAACCTTTCAAGCCTTGATGAATCACATATTTCGAACGTTTATGaggtgttttgttttagttttctttgatgatatTCTAGTATATAGCAGAGGGATAGAAGAGCATGTGCAACATTTGGAAGTGATATTTGAGATCCTAAGGGAGAATCAACTCTATGCTAATTTTGGGAAATGCAGTTTTGCTAAGGCTCGTATAGGCTATCTGGGGCACTTCATTTCAAAACCAAGTCATCGAAGTTGATCCTGAAAAGATTCGAGCCATCAAGGAATGGCCGTTCCTACTAATGTCTGCGAAATTTGGGGATTTTGGGGCTAACCGGATATTATAGGAGGTCCGTTCACAACTATGGCAGTATGGCTGGCCCGTTAACACAATTATTGAAGACAGGAGCTTATAAATGGACGGACGAAGCTAATGTGGCCTTTGTGAAACTAAGATGGCTATGATGACATTGCCGGTTTTAGCTATGCCAGATTTCAACttaccatttgaaatagagactGATGCTTCCGGCTATGGAGTGGGGGCTATCTTAATTCAGGCAAAAAGACCCATAGCTTAGTTTAGTAGAACTCTATGTGCTAGAGATCGAGCAAGACCTGTGTATGAGGGAGAACTGATTGCTTTGGTTTTTGCAGTGCAGCGTTGGAGACCATATTTGTTGGGGAGGAAATTCACGGTGAAGACAGACTAACGATCGTTAAGATTTCTCCTTGAGCAAAGAGTAATTCAGCCCCAATATCAAAAGTGGATTGCTAAATTGTTGGGGTACTCGTTTGAAGTAGTTTACAAGCCGGGATTGGAAAATAAGGCAGCTGATGCCTTGTCCAGAGTTCCTCCAACAGTGTACCTAATCCACCTGTCAGCTCCTGCTTTGCTTGACCTGGCCATAATTCAGGAGGAGGTTGAAAAGGATCCAGCGTTCGGAGAAATCAGAAGAAGGATAGAAGAACAACAAGAGGGGGTTCCTAATTTTTCATCACAGCAAGGAGCATTGAAGTTCAAAGGAAGGGTGGCTCTTCCAAAGTCTTCTTCCTTAATACCTACAATCATGCATACGTATCATGATTCGGTATTTGGAGGGCATTCAGGTTTCCTACGAACTTACAAGAGAATAACAAGGGAATTGTATTGGGAATGTATAAAGAAGGATATCAAGAAGTATTGTGTCGAATGTTTAATCTGCCAGCGGAACAAGTCGTTGGCTCTATCTCCAGCCGGTTGGCTTATGCCTCTTGAGATTCCAAATGCGATCTGGTCAGATATCTCAATGGATTTCATAGAGGACTTACCAAAATCTGCAGGATGGgaagtaatttttgttgtagtggaTCGATTGAGCAAATATGCACATCTCCTAGCACTAAAACATCCTTATAGCGCACGGAGAGTAGCTGAAGTATTTGTTAAAAAGGTAGTTCGACTCCATGGATATCCTAGATCAATAGTTTGTTATCGGGATAAAATCTTCCTCAGTCATTTCCGGACGGAGATGTTTAAGCTCACCGGTACTAAGCTACACAAGATTTTGGCTTATCATCCTCAGTCTGATGGGCAAACGGAGGTTGTGAATAAAAGTGTAGAAGCCTACTTGAGATGCTTTTATGGGGAGAAGCCAAAGGAATGGAGTAATTGGTTGCACTGGGCAAAGTATTGGTACAGCACCACATACCATAGTTCGATTGGAATTACACCATTTCAAGCGGTGTATGGCAGACTGCCTCCCCCATTGATTCAATATGGAGATATGGACACCCCTAACTCCACACTTGATCAACAGCTGAAGAAGAGGGATGTGGCCTTGGGAGCTTTGAAAGAGCACTTACGGGTAGCTCAGGAGCGGATGAAAAACTATGCGGATTTGAAACGAAGAGATGTAGAATTTCAGGAAGGTGAGttgatatttcttaaaatcatGCCATATAGGCAAATGTCCCtgaggaggaagaggaatGAGAAGCTTTCACCTAAGTATTTTTGTCCGTACAGAATACTAGAGAAGATATGGGCCATGGCATATAAGTTAGAGCTTCCGAGTTTGATGATGATACATCCTTTGTTCCATGTGTCTCGGTTAAAAAGGGCACTTGGGAATCATCAACCATCAACATTTAACTGCACCTGGGAATCATCAACAAGTACACCAGTTGGTTccttttataaatgaaaagcaTGAATGGCTGAAGAAGAGATCTATGGGTACAGAAAGAATCCAGCCACTAAAGATTGGGAGGTACTTGTCAGTTGGAAGGGATTACCTCCGCATGAAGCCACTTTGGAAGATTGCAATGATTTCAGACGGCAGTTCCCTGatttccaccttgaggacaaggtggaTTTGGAGGAGGAGAGTGATGCTAGGCCATcgatattatttaaatatagcagGAGAATAATAGTAACAGAAATATCAACCCACACAAGATTATAGGGGGAGAGAATATTGGGGAAGATCTTTCACGATCGTCAGTGAGTAAAACTAAAAGGGAGAAAAGAGGAGgtaagaagagagaagaaaaatattccagATTAGGAGAGGCTGCCGTCTCTCAGTTCGAGAGAAGCAGAGGATCGACATCAAGTTTATTTAATAGTTGTTTGGTCGTTTACATTGTGAAGAGTTTTCCATATTTTGTTTGCCTTGTTCTGATCTGTTCTGATTAGATTGAGGTTTAGATGGGAGTGTGTGAATTTTTCTCtgattatttaatattgtaattCGTACATTTAAgtcaataaaataagatacTATCAGTATCTTTACACTTTACCTTTGCATTTCTTGGGAAACTTGAAACATGTTCGTTTCTGTAATGAATAGTAGTATTTTTGTGATCCATtagttgattttttgtttacCTATGTTTGACTACAGCAAAGTGCTGCCTTTAAGATACTACGAACACGTCTCAAAACAGTGCCTCCGTACTCATTTAGTGGTGAGCACTTCAAGCAATTATCATCCGGGAACTCCTACTCTGTAATGCATCACATGTCTGGGTTGAATATAAATGAAGATGGTGATGTAAGTCAGGATGCTGGGAACTCTCGTAATGGAATTAACTTCGCTGCTAGGCTACAACAATTTGAGCACATGCAGCATCAACATCGCTTACATGAAAAAGGGCAGACACTGTCACGAACCAGTACACCACCTCCGCTTACAAAAACGGTTTGTTGGcaaacttattttctaattcCTTTAGCTTTATAGCTTTCCTGTCATTTACCAGCTTGGTTTCAGAGTTAAGTTTTCAATTCTATTGAGTGGAGCTTTTATAGTGATGATGTGGAAAGGAATGAATATAATTCATACCTTGGCATACTATAAACAAAGTGAGGTTTCATTAGAAGCtgaaacatgaaaaaattgGGTGTCTGTAATGACTCAAGAGATTGAGAACGAGAGCGTGACAGTAGGATACTGCCACTTAAAGCCAATAGATACTACTGCTTATTGTACTGTGACAGTTTTCTTTATCTGTAAAATGTTTCAGAACCACCTTAGAGACTTCAGACTATATTAAAGTGGTTATAGGTCATATAtctcattaaataaaaagcaCATTCTGCTCTGTTTGATAATTTTACTCTCAAAGTTCTTTCCATTTGACAGCTATATTTGTCTTCTTTCTCTTAGCATGCTTAAATTTTGCTAACAATTATAACTATCCCATTAATATGCAGGGGGTTGAAATCCCAGAAGAAACAAAGCGGCCAGCCTCAGTCTCAGCCCTGACTCCGGGCTCAGCCTCAGCTGTAGTAGCAGCAGAAATAAACAGGCCTCCTTCAAGATCAAGGAGAGGGCCAGGGCAATTACAACTATGATTATATGCTCTCCATTATATACAGTGGTCTCAGTCATGGATGAGATTTTGTGTAGTTTGTAAAATTGTATATCATAGTAGAGTTTGGTCTAAAAGACTTTTTAAATTAGCTGTGTGGTTTGGGACGGCtggtttataaaaaaattgagatgagCTCAGTTTTTGGCTGAgctattctttcattttgtacAAGGGGACATTTTTACCCATGTGGTCgtgttatttttttgttaaagccATGGTGGGTAAAAGAGGGGAAAGTACTTAGATGGAGGTTCGGTTCGGTTCAATTCAGTTCGTTTTacgtttcttttatttattttctttcatcacTCTGCTTGTTCGTCGTCTTGTAACAATCTTCTTGAATAAGTTAAATCTAATTCATGTACAGACTTTTTATGGGTGTTATTTGCTTCAAAGAATGCTTCTTTCAAGCAGTTGTAGTGTGAGATacttaccttttttttcatagCTAATGTTCATTCCATACTAATGCAGGGCTAAAATCGTGATCGTGGTTTCTAAAAGAGAACTAAGCCTTTTAGGGTAGTGGTGTTTGTGCATTTTGATTATCCATAATGTTTTAGTTTGTGGTCACTCTTCTGACCTTCCtgagagaagaagaataaaggGGGTTGGACTTTTTGAAACTCAATTGCTAACAAAGTACACTTTTTGAAACCTTCTTAACTGCGGAACACCTAtgaatatttgtaatttgtctCTTGCTGCTACCGTTCTGTTTTTTAGTTCGTTAAAGAAGAAGgtgaaaacaatatttatgcagcattttcttttttttttgctgggaTCTTATTTTGGTGATGATGTATTCAATTGGGGCCACATTCTGGAAATGTACAAGCTTCctaatttctatatattttaatgtttttctctCCCCGTGTAATTACTACTTAATAATTCGCTtggtaatattttgtttttttaaaattaagtttattttctttgtaatcAAACTTGAAGGATTTGCATCTTGTAGtgattttgcatttttttctcaagtgCAATTGTAGAATTTTTTAGCCaaatttctaaacaaaaacaagttcttaaaagttttgtttttcttttttacttttcaaattttggtaaaacgttgataacaaaagaaaaaagaggaactttaaaaaatagcaaattttattaaatatttataatctacaACAAATTCTATCGCAAATAGTTATGGATATGATATAgtgatagaattcaaattttgttatagtttgtaaatattttaatttattttgttattttaaaaacgttctaagaaaaaacttgaaaattgaaatagaaacttaaattttaaaaacgaaaaataaaatggttataaGTCGAATctaaaacttttcaattttcaaattttcttctcttttttcaatttttcttccctttcttttcttaatttggttttttctttgacCAACCTTGTATATATAACAGGATTTGGCGCGTGTGTAAACGAGGTGCTCTACCAACTGAGCTATAGCTAATGCTATTGcaacttttttagttttgtacaTTGTGATATCCTACTCAGTGGAAATAGTCTAGAATAcctatttgatataaaaaaagggTTACCTactcaatttcaaatgaaagatttaGGCAAGGCTTATTGTGTTCTTTGGTATCCAAATTGTTCGGAATTGCAAGAACAAACTGTTAGCTAGGCCTCAAACAACTtatattgacaaaatataaTCTAGATTTAAGATGCAAGATTCCAAAGGTGCAGCACCCTTTAGACATGAAATTTGGTTGTTTCAGGTACAATGTTttaagacacctcaagaagttgagaATATAAGACATGTTTCCTATGCATCAACTGATTGGAGTCTGATATATGCTATGTTATGTATGTATGAGACCTAACATATGCATAGTAGTAGGGATTGTCCAGAAGTATCAGTTCAATCTTGGATATGAATATTGGACTACCTCTAAACATAATCCTTAAGTATCTACAGAGATTGAGAGACTAAATGCTCATGTATGGAGGTGGAAATTTGATACACTGATTTCGATTTCTagttagtaaatattttagaaaatcaacACCAGGATCAGTGTTTACTCTAAACTAAGGAACTGTAATCTAGGAAAGTATCAAGCAAAGTTGTATTGCTCCACTATAGAAGTTGAATATGTAGCTATGTGTGAAGTAGCTAAAGAAGCCGTCTGGTTAAAGAAGTTCTTGATCTtgaaattgtttcaaatatgCATACACCAATCACGATTTATTGTGATAACAGTGGAGCAGTTGCAAATTCAAAAGAACCTAGAAGCAATAAACGTTGTAGACATTtagttttagtccaagtgaTATGAAAATTGTGAAATCCGCGTTCTGGAGTAAGATattgtgaaaagaaaagttgtaaatcttaacttttaaatttgttttaaaacaaaatcatatttaaaaataaaaatgttgttttttctccctattttttctcaacaatCTCCTTCTTTTTATCTTCCTTAGTCACCATGCTCAACTTCTCTACTTTCCCACTTTCTTCCACTCTctcactttctcccactctcccaCCTTCTTCCACTTTCTTGTCGGTAGTGTTCCACTCCACTTCACTTACTAATCTAAAAATAGACTATCAACCTTGCTCTATAAAAACAGAGAAGATTTTTCAcgtaaaaaaaatcttttcatttgtttgtgATTTGGAAAGAGATTGAGAGAATGCATTTTgcatttattggatttaaaatAGACTGGTtcgtaagttttttttaaaaaaaatttaagtccATTACTTACTGcgacttgaatttttttttttttttaattcatggTTGATGATTCTgcgttaattatttgacactcATTTTGGGAGTTgtgataattattaatttgaattaccCATTTGGCTATcgtgttaattaattagtgtcCTCAGTTATTTGTTACTCATTTGGGTGCTGtgttaattattcatttgaatCACTCATTTGACTCCTAtgttaattattcatttgattaattaattagcatcctATCAcgttgtgttaattatttacaaCTGTATTAATGTGTTAATTCTTCATTTGACAtcatgcattaattaattaacatattgatctactttaattatttggcacctATTTGGCCTCTTCTGTTAATTATTCtcatgtattaattaattaatcagcatcatgaaataattatttggcatCCATTTAACAACAgtgttatttatttgcatctgacattaattatttataacttggcaataagaaataaaactgctaaatttttaataaacatgaaattgtaaaagttttaaacattttgatgGAAGAATATCacacttttataaataaaacaaaaaagtaggGTGAAAAAggataaagagaaaaaacaaatatttttaaatagaacaaaataaattaaaatatttatggatttaaaattttggaatgtataaatagaataaaaatggatagaattttatttattgactATCAATTAGTCATGTAAGtgtctattatttatagaataaatatttattattatttttttatgttttttacaattctacaaataatatatatatatataacggTGAAGAACTTCCAGTACTTTCGTCGGAGACAGaacggaagaagaaaaaaaaatccgaATTCTAGCAAATTCCTCTTGAAATCTACCAGCGGATGTTCAAACTCAGCTGCCAGCGACGGACAGTCCCGTCGACATCATCACCTTGAACTCCTCAAAGCTAATCATTCCATCGCCGTTGCTATCGACGCCGCTGATCATCTGCCGGCAATCCGCTACCGAACAATCGTCCCCCAAACTTTGCAGAACCTTATGCAATTCCTCAGCAGAGATGGATCCATTTCCATCGATATCATATACCGAAAACGCCTCTCTCAGATTCTCCAACAATTCCTCCGGATCGATTTCTTTAGTATTTAATTCCACAAATTCGTGCAAATTGATGAATCCGTCGCCATCGGCATCGAATTCGTCTATCATCTTCCCGAGCTCTTCCTCTGTAGCGTTGTGCCCTAGGCTTCTCATAATGGAGCCTAATTCAGCAGAGGAGATCTTTCCGTCACCGTTCACATCGAATTTCTTGAATACTTCCTCGAGTTCTGTGATCTGAGATTCTGAATCATCTAATGAGGATCGAGATCCGAGTGTGGAGGATGAGGAAACGAGTGGAGAATTAACGGAGGAGAAGGGTTTCTTTTTTCGGAACAGAGATCTAAATCCCATGGTCGAATTATTTCTCTCTGCTGCGAAGAACAGCCGATGAATTAATTACCACCAAAACCGATATCAGAAAGAAATGCAAATCGGAGGATTGAGGATGAACAGGAAGGAGAAATTGAGCATTATCGATTTAGGGGAGAATTGAAGCGGGGAAGGAAAATGGGGATTTGAGATTGGCTACAGTTTGTTGAATACCAATCCAATTATAGAGAAATGgacgagagagagagattaacAAATGGTGGAATGGCACTAACTGAGgttgagattttattttatttttttctatatattgtgGGAGAATGTATCATCATATGATAAGATGCATCTTTCActtgagaataaaaaattatcgtAGAAGAGGATGAGTTGGCAACACAAAACTCTAGctttctatatatatctatatcatTTCCTTGTTTTTGGAGTAGACtattatgaatatatatagaaagctTGAGAGGAAAAACTCTTACCCTACACTCACCCACCACAAAGTATTCAtctaaaatatgataaaataacCCTTATAATTTGGACTTTATACACGtaagaaataaacaataagagagcaaaaaatgtgtttgttaATGGGCTGCCTTAACACCCCCTCTAAACCAAGGGCAGCAACATCAACCATAGTGAGTTTTcgtttgaatttttgaaaagttgtggCTGACAACGGTTTGGTGAGAACATCCGTAATTTGTTCAGTGGCTGGAAGATGACGaacttctatttttctttgaaacaCCAAGTCACGAACATAGTATATATTGATCTtaacatgttttgttttggagTGGAGTACATAATTAAGACTTAGATGAACTGCACTTAAGTTGTCATACCACAAAACAAGAGGATGATGTAAGATAATATTAAGATCAGTTAAAAGAGAACAAATCCATACCATTTCAGTAGCCACAAGAGCAAGACAACGATACTCCGATTTTGTGCTTGAACGAGAGATTATAGATTGTTTCTTGGAACCCCACGAGATTAAGTTATCACCAAGATGGACACAAAAGCCAGAAGTGGATTTTATGTCATCAAGGTCTGAAGGCCAGTCAGCATCTACAGAGCCATATAGATTGAGATGACTGACTTTTGGAGCCATAAGCCACGAGATAACACTTCCTTTAGGTAACGGAGAATACGTTTCACCATTTGCCAATGTAAAATAGTTGGAGAGCGCATAAACTGATAAGCTTTGTTAAcactaaaagaaatttcagGATGAGTAAAAGTGGCGTATTGTAAAGCACCCACAACGCTTCTATACAAGTAAGGATCATAAAAAAGTTCTCCTTGACAAGCAGATAGTATTGGGCCACTAATCATAGGAGTAGCAATAGGCTGGGCTTCAGCCATCTTGGTCTGATGTAGCAAATCTAAAATGTATTTAGATTGAGAAAGAAACATGCCTCCTTTTTCTGGATAAGAGACTTCAATACCTAGAAAGTAGCTGAGCTTGCCAAGATCTTTTAAAGCAAAAGTAGAGTTCAAAGACTTAATTAACTCATCTAAAGCAATAGATGAACTACCCAGAAAAATgatgtcatcaacatatatCAAGATATAACAACAGGCAGTAGAAGTAGTTTTTACAAGATGTGTCAGCTTGAGAAGTTCGAAAGCCAAGAGAATGAAATCCAGATGGTTGTTCCATAAAAACATCCATA encodes:
- the LOC101214558 gene encoding probable calcium-binding protein CML25, with amino-acid sequence MGFRSLFRKKKPFSSVNSPLVSSSSTLGSRSSLDDSESQITELEEVFKKFDVNGDGKISSAELGSIMRSLGHNATEEELGKMIDEFDADGDGFINLHEFVELNTKEIDPEELLENLREAFSVYDIDGNGSISAEELHKVLQSLGDDCSVADCRQMISGVDSNGDGMISFEEFKVMMSTGLSVAGS